The Streptomyces sp. NBC_00569 genomic sequence TGCCGCAGGACACCAGGCCGGCCATCGTCAGGCAGACCGTCGCGTGCCGCACCCATGTCCTGCCGTTCATACACTCCCCCGCCGAGACCCAGGTCGACCCCGCACGCTAGCGGAGCGCACCCGCGGCCGGAGGGGTTAGCGGGAAAACGGGAACGGGCCCCGCACCTCGAAAGGTGCGGGGCCCGAGCCGACTTGGCTGAGCTGTCAGGCTCAGACCGCAGCCGGGTCCTCCTCGGTGAGGAGGTTGCGGGTGCGGTTCGGGTCGACCGGAACGCCGGGGCCCATCGTGGTGGCGATGGCGGCCTTCTTGATGTAGCGACCCTTGGCGGCGGACGGCTTCAGACGAAGGATCTCGTCCAGGGCCGCGCCGTAGTTCTCCACCAGCTGGGTGTCGTCGAAGGACACCTTGCCGATGATGAAGTGGAGGTTCGAGTGCTTGTCGACGCGGAACTCGATCTTGCCACCCTTGATCTCGTTCACGGCCTTGACCACGTCCGGGGTCACGGTGCCGGTCTTCGGGTTCGGCATGAGGCCACGGGGACCGAGCACGCGGCCGAGGCGGCCGACCTTGCCCATGAGGTCCGGGGTGGCGACAACGGCGTCGAACTCGTTGAGGCGGTTGCCCTTGGAGATCTCGTCGATGAGCTCGTCGGAGCCGACGATGTCGGCGCCCGCGGCTTCCGCGGCCGCAGCACGGTCACCGGTCGCGAAGACCAGGACCCGGGCGGTCTTGCCGGTGCCGTGCGGGAGGTTCACGGTGCCACGGACCATCTGGTCGGCCTTGCGCGGGTCGACACCCAGACGGAAGGCGACCTCGACGGTGCCGTCGAACTTCGTCGCGGAGGTCTCCTTGGCGATACGGACGGCCTCGAGCGGGGCGTAGAGCTTGTCCCGGTCGATCTTCGCGTCCGCAGCGCGGAGAGTCTTGCTGCGCTTCACTTCTACTCCTGGAGTTCAGGTATGGAGTTCGTGGTGCGGACCAGCGCTGGCCCTACCACTGAAAGGTCAAACGGGGTGAGGATCAGCCCTCGACCGTGACGCCCATGGAACGCGCGGTACCGGCGATGATCTTCGCGGCGGCGTCCAGGTCGTTGGCGTTCAGGTCGGCCATCTTGGTGGTGGCGATCTCGCGGACCTGCGCGTCGGTGATCTTCGCGACCTTGGTCTTGTGAGGCTCGCCGGAGCCCTTCTCGATACCCGCGGCCTTGAGGATCATCTTGGCGGCCGGGGGCGTCTTGGTGATGAAGGTGAAGGAGCGGTCTTCGTAGACCGTGATCTCCACCGGGATGACCCAGCCACGCTGCGACTCGGTCGCGGCGTTGTAGGCCTTGCAGAACTCCATGATGTTGACGCCGTGCTGGCCCAGCGCGGGACCAACCGGCGGGGCCGGGTTGGCGGCACCGGCCTGGATCTGGAGCTTGATAAGCCCCGTGACCTTCTTCTTCTTGGGAGGCATTGCTCTCTCCGGGTCCTAGTGAGAGTTTTCAGCCGACCACCCGGTCATCCGGATGGAGGCATACCGCACAACGATAACGGGTATCGGTGTGCAGCTAAAAACCGAGCAGGTCAGACCGGCTTTGAGAGCCCGTCTGACCTGTTCGGAAGTGCTTGTTCCAGAAGGTGCCGGTAGGGGCTAGTTCTTCTGGATCTGGTCGAAGCTGAGCTCGACCGGAGTCTCGCGGCCGAAGATCTCGACGAGGCCCTTGACCTTCTTCGAGTCGGCGTTGATCTCGTTGATCGTCGCCTGCAGCGTCGCGAACGGGCCGTCGGTGACGGTGACCGAGTCGCCGACCTCGAAGTCCAGGACCTGGACCTCGACCTTGCGGGACGGAGCCGGCTTGCCCTCGGCCTCGGCGGCCTCACGGGCGGCCTTCTCCTCGGCCTCCGGGGCGAGCATCTTGACGATCTCGTCCAGGGTCAGCGGGTACGGGTCGTAGGCGTTGCCCACGAAGCCGGTGACGCCGGGAGTGTTGCGGACGACGCCCCAGGACTCGTTCGTCAGGTCCATGCGCACCAGCACGTAGCCGGGGAGCTTGTTCTGACGGATGGTCTTGCGCTCGCCGTTCTTGATCTGCGCGACCTCTTCCTGCGGCACCTCGGCCTGGAAGATGAAGTCCTCGACGTTCAGCGAGACGGCGCGCTGCTCGAGGTTGGTCTTCACGCGGTTCTCGTAACCGGCGTACGTGTGGATGACGTACCACTCGCCGGGCAGCGTGCGCAGTTCCTCGCGCAGGGCGACGATCGGGTCGACCGGCTCGGACTCCTCGGCGGACTCCTCGTCGGCCTCGGCCTCGGGGGCGTCCTCG encodes the following:
- the rplA gene encoding 50S ribosomal protein L1 encodes the protein MKRSKTLRAADAKIDRDKLYAPLEAVRIAKETSATKFDGTVEVAFRLGVDPRKADQMVRGTVNLPHGTGKTARVLVFATGDRAAAAEAAGADIVGSDELIDEISKGNRLNEFDAVVATPDLMGKVGRLGRVLGPRGLMPNPKTGTVTPDVVKAVNEIKGGKIEFRVDKHSNLHFIIGKVSFDDTQLVENYGAALDEILRLKPSAAKGRYIKKAAIATTMGPGVPVDPNRTRNLLTEEDPAAV
- the nusG gene encoding transcription termination/antitermination protein NusG, encoding MSDPNLNEAIEPVESVEDELDIVEAADAENAEDTVQAEAADEAATEADEHAEDEVEAAEESLEDDAEDDAAELSDEDAPEAEADEESAEESEPVDPIVALREELRTLPGEWYVIHTYAGYENRVKTNLEQRAVSLNVEDFIFQAEVPQEEVAQIKNGERKTIRQNKLPGYVLVRMDLTNESWGVVRNTPGVTGFVGNAYDPYPLTLDEIVKMLAPEAEEKAAREAAEAEGKPAPSRKVEVQVLDFEVGDSVTVTDGPFATLQATINEINADSKKVKGLVEIFGRETPVELSFDQIQKN
- the rplK gene encoding 50S ribosomal protein L11 yields the protein MPPKKKKVTGLIKLQIQAGAANPAPPVGPALGQHGVNIMEFCKAYNAATESQRGWVIPVEITVYEDRSFTFITKTPPAAKMILKAAGIEKGSGEPHKTKVAKITDAQVREIATTKMADLNANDLDAAAKIIAGTARSMGVTVEG